In Legionella beliardensis, the following are encoded in one genomic region:
- the trxA gene encoding thioredoxin yields the protein MSNTIKTITDTNFEEEVLKSSKPVLVDFWAEWCGPCRALTPILEEVAANHSENITFAKLNIDDNPRIPSQYGVMSIPTLILFKNGQVEAIKMGLLSKSQLSAFIESNS from the coding sequence ATGAGCAATACCATCAAGACTATTACTGACACAAATTTTGAAGAAGAAGTGCTTAAATCAAGCAAGCCTGTATTAGTTGATTTTTGGGCAGAATGGTGTGGTCCTTGTCGTGCATTAACACCAATTTTAGAGGAAGTCGCCGCAAATCATAGTGAAAATATCACGTTTGCTAAGCTTAACATCGATGACAACCCAAGAATACCGTCACAATATGGCGTGATGAGTATCCCTACACTTATTCTCTTTAAAAATGGCCAAGTTGAAGCGATCAAAATGGGATTATTGTCTAAATCTCAATTAAGTGCTTTTATTGAAAGCAATAGTTAA
- a CDS encoding cation:dicarboxylate symporter family transporter: protein MLFDLKKFKLLCMLLIVIIFPILAGSYVPTEIKSVSYALSLSMKTILEFFMPFIIFSFVFSCLSNLQKGAVFFVCLLIACVFVSNFTALMIGYSSGYIGLNLFHFTAPATTNVVQLLPAWQFHLKKLIPNDVALLIGFLFGIFFSLRPTTWSKTMASVLNTMANNFLKKGFIPLLPVFILGFLFKLEYEQVLHTSLSLYGPILILIIATQWLYLGSWYFIASQCNFKKFIFYLKNILPATLTGLSTISSAVAMPVLLVSTEKNLNNAEKAKMLVPAIINIHTVGSAIGIPILALATLLTFNLPLPSLQTFIMFAFYTALAKYAVAAVPGGVIIVVAPILEAHLGFSSDMIGLITAIYLICDPFGTAANVTGNGVFPLLFTKIHERFNNVSLPSVIDTRKTLALNKN from the coding sequence ATGCTGTTTGACTTAAAAAAATTTAAATTACTTTGTATGTTGTTGATTGTAATAATTTTTCCTATCTTGGCTGGCTCTTATGTACCTACTGAAATTAAATCTGTAAGTTATGCGCTTAGCTTAAGTATGAAAACGATACTTGAGTTTTTCATGCCCTTTATTATTTTTAGTTTTGTTTTTTCTTGTCTGTCTAATTTGCAGAAGGGCGCTGTTTTTTTTGTCTGTTTATTAATTGCTTGTGTGTTTGTATCTAACTTTACAGCCTTAATGATTGGTTACTCGTCAGGCTATATAGGCCTTAACCTTTTTCATTTTACAGCGCCCGCCACAACGAACGTGGTACAATTATTACCGGCTTGGCAATTTCATTTAAAAAAACTCATTCCTAATGATGTCGCTTTGCTTATTGGTTTTCTCTTTGGCATCTTCTTTTCTTTACGGCCAACGACCTGGTCTAAGACCATGGCAAGTGTATTAAATACAATGGCTAATAATTTTTTAAAGAAAGGCTTTATTCCTTTATTACCGGTATTTATTTTAGGCTTTTTATTTAAACTCGAGTATGAGCAGGTGTTGCATACCTCTTTAAGTTTATACGGCCCTATTTTAATTTTAATTATTGCGACTCAATGGCTTTATCTAGGCAGTTGGTATTTTATAGCAAGCCAATGCAATTTTAAAAAATTTATCTTTTATTTAAAGAATATACTACCCGCTACTTTAACTGGATTAAGTACTATTTCTAGTGCAGTAGCTATGCCTGTTCTCTTGGTGTCAACTGAGAAAAATTTAAATAATGCTGAAAAAGCAAAGATGTTGGTGCCAGCAATTATTAATATTCACACGGTTGGCAGCGCAATTGGCATTCCAATTCTTGCCTTAGCAACGTTATTGACTTTTAATCTTCCACTGCCTTCGTTGCAAACATTTATTATGTTTGCTTTTTATACGGCATTAGCAAAATATGCCGTCGCTGCGGTACCTGGTGGTGTTATTATTGTTGTGGCGCCTATTTTAGAAGCCCATTTAGGATTTTCTAGCGATATGATTGGCTTAATCACTGCGATTTATTTAATCTGTGATCCCTTTGGAACGGCAGCAAACGTGACGGGCAACGGTGTATTTCCTCTTTTATTTACTAAAATTCATGAAAGATTTAACAATGTCTCATTGCCTTCAGTTATCGATACTCGCAAAACGTTGGCATTAAATAAAAATTAA
- a CDS encoding elongation factor P hydroxylase, which translates to MIIKEHHYQDLITIFNACFAKRYNTQLVKGDNEPLYLPATANRPFHAIYFAYGFFSSALHECAHWFIAGKARRGLVDYGYWYVPDGRTYEEQALFQQVEVKPQALEWILSTAAGYRFQFSIDNLNGAPIDLDAFKQAVYQQVLTYCLEGLPKRASQFRACLCDFYQTPLALDSQQFNL; encoded by the coding sequence TTGATTATTAAGGAACATCATTATCAAGATTTAATTACCATCTTTAATGCTTGTTTTGCTAAAAGATATAATACCCAGCTAGTAAAGGGTGATAATGAGCCCTTATATTTGCCTGCTACTGCAAATCGTCCTTTTCACGCTATTTATTTTGCTTATGGTTTTTTTAGTAGTGCATTGCATGAATGTGCTCATTGGTTCATCGCTGGCAAAGCACGGCGTGGATTGGTAGATTATGGGTATTGGTATGTACCAGATGGACGTACGTATGAAGAACAGGCGCTTTTTCAACAGGTTGAGGTTAAACCGCAAGCATTAGAATGGATTCTTTCGACAGCAGCAGGCTATCGCTTTCAATTTAGCATCGATAATTTAAATGGCGCGCCTATTGATTTAGATGCATTTAAGCAAGCCGTCTATCAACAAGTATTGACTTATTGCCTGGAAGGATTACCTAAGCGTGCAAGCCAGTTTCGAGCTTGCTTATGCGATTTTTATCAAACACCTTTAGCATTGGATAGCCAACAATTTAACTTATAA
- the rho gene encoding transcription termination factor Rho: MNLRELKQLPIADLVNIAQEMGVENTSSKRKQDILFAILKTHASKGEDILGGGVLEVLPDGFGFLRSEDDSYLAGPDDTYVSPSQIRRFGLRTGDTVYGKIRPPKDNERYFALLKVDQINFDAPDSTKRKILFENLTPLFATERLVMEQGNGSTEDLTARVVDLCAPFGRGQRGLIVSPPKAGKTLMLQNLAHSIEKSYPDCHLIVLLIDERPEEVTEMQRSVKGEVVASTFDEPANRHVQVAEMVIEKAKRLVEHKRDVVILLDSITRLARAYNTVIPSSGKVLTGGVDANALQRPKRLYGAARNIEEGGSLTIIATALVDTGSKMDEVIYEEFKGTGNMEIHLSRSIAERRVFPAININRSGTRREDLLLSPEDLQRTWILRKILQSMDECDAIEFLLERMKNHKTNVEFFDAMKRQE; the protein is encoded by the coding sequence ATGAATCTTAGAGAACTTAAGCAATTACCTATTGCCGATCTTGTTAACATAGCTCAGGAAATGGGAGTTGAAAATACTTCCAGCAAACGTAAACAAGATATTTTATTTGCTATTCTAAAAACACACGCTAGTAAAGGTGAGGATATTTTAGGTGGAGGTGTTTTAGAAGTATTACCTGATGGTTTTGGTTTTTTACGCTCTGAGGACGACTCGTACTTAGCAGGCCCTGATGACACCTATGTATCACCTAGTCAAATTCGCCGTTTTGGACTTAGGACGGGTGACACAGTCTATGGTAAAATTCGTCCGCCAAAAGATAATGAACGTTATTTTGCTTTGTTAAAGGTTGATCAAATTAATTTTGATGCGCCAGACAGCACCAAACGCAAAATTCTATTTGAAAATTTAACGCCACTGTTTGCTACAGAACGCTTAGTGATGGAGCAAGGTAATGGCAGTACAGAAGACTTAACAGCTCGTGTAGTGGATTTGTGCGCACCCTTTGGTCGAGGCCAACGCGGATTAATTGTTTCGCCACCGAAAGCTGGTAAAACATTAATGCTACAAAACTTAGCCCATTCAATTGAAAAAAGTTATCCTGATTGTCATTTAATTGTGCTTCTTATTGATGAACGTCCTGAAGAAGTAACGGAAATGCAACGCTCAGTAAAAGGTGAAGTGGTTGCTAGTACATTTGACGAGCCTGCTAATCGCCATGTGCAAGTTGCAGAAATGGTTATAGAAAAGGCAAAGCGTCTAGTTGAACACAAGCGTGATGTAGTCATTCTTTTAGATTCTATTACCCGGCTTGCCCGCGCTTACAATACAGTTATTCCTTCCTCAGGTAAGGTATTAACGGGTGGTGTTGATGCTAATGCCTTACAACGGCCAAAACGCCTTTATGGTGCAGCTCGTAATATCGAAGAAGGTGGTAGTTTAACAATCATTGCGACTGCCCTTGTCGATACTGGCTCTAAAATGGATGAAGTTATTTACGAAGAATTTAAAGGCACAGGTAATATGGAAATTCATCTAAGCCGAAGTATCGCTGAACGCCGAGTATTCCCCGCAATTAATATTAATCGCTCAGGTACACGCCGTGAAGATCTTTTACTTTCGCCTGAAGACCTGCAACGTACTTGGATTTTACGTAAAATACTTCAATCTATGGATGAGTGTGATGCGATTGAATTTTTACTTGAAAGAATGAAAAATCACAAAACAAATGTAGAGTTTTTCGACGCAATGAAGCGCCAAGAATAA
- a CDS encoding FAD-dependent monooxygenase, with protein MEAHQFEVIIAGGGIVGLTAALAMARRDFHVALIDASDLKIKSLENPDLRVYAVNHASQCLLKQLGAWDRLDKSRISPYRHMHVWDATTQACIDFDARLIANTNLGAIIEEAVIKNALLECLASENNVTVFSNHRITNLTRMTQGLTVASQQQTWNTRLLLVTDGGNSPIRNMLNVPVTSWPYHQHALVATVQTEKKHQKTAYQVFNRDGPLAFLPLANETCSIVWSTTPSHVNHLMSLSPDKFEQALSEAFAYKLGQVNLLSERHQFPLVMRHAKQYVGENWLLMGDAAHTIHPLAGLGLNVGLADVTTWLNCLDKTSNKNFSKSKMASYQRQRKHAVWQVITLMGGLKTLFANPLPPIIALRKLGLNACNQLTPLKRMLIEQAVGQELN; from the coding sequence ATGGAGGCGCATCAGTTTGAAGTCATTATTGCTGGTGGAGGCATTGTTGGCCTAACTGCTGCATTAGCTATGGCAAGGCGTGATTTTCATGTTGCACTCATTGATGCAAGTGACTTAAAAATAAAGTCTCTAGAAAACCCTGATCTACGTGTCTATGCGGTTAACCATGCCTCACAATGTTTATTAAAACAATTAGGGGCTTGGGATAGGCTTGATAAAAGTCGTATCTCACCCTATCGACATATGCATGTTTGGGATGCAACTACGCAAGCTTGTATTGATTTTGATGCGCGCCTAATTGCAAATACCAATTTAGGAGCCATTATAGAAGAAGCTGTGATCAAAAACGCTCTTCTAGAATGTTTAGCATCTGAAAACAATGTCACTGTATTTTCTAATCACCGAATTACAAACCTCACTCGTATGACACAAGGCTTGACTGTTGCTAGCCAGCAACAAACCTGGAACACCCGTTTATTGCTGGTAACCGATGGTGGAAATTCTCCTATCCGTAACATGCTAAATGTACCTGTCACTAGCTGGCCCTATCATCAACATGCGTTAGTTGCGACTGTACAAACTGAAAAAAAACACCAAAAAACAGCGTATCAAGTCTTTAACCGTGATGGCCCATTGGCATTTTTACCCTTAGCTAATGAGACTTGCTCTATTGTTTGGTCAACTACCCCAAGCCATGTTAATCACTTAATGTCTTTATCACCAGATAAATTCGAGCAAGCGCTCAGTGAAGCTTTTGCCTATAAATTAGGACAAGTCAATTTACTAAGCGAGCGCCATCAATTTCCCCTGGTTATGCGACATGCTAAACAATATGTAGGAGAAAATTGGTTACTGATGGGGGATGCAGCGCATACCATTCATCCGTTGGCCGGATTAGGATTAAATGTTGGTTTAGCAGATGTTACTACGTGGTTAAACTGTTTAGATAAAACGTCAAATAAAAATTTTTCTAAAAGTAAGATGGCTTCCTACCAAAGACAACGTAAACACGCAGTATGGCAAGTCATTACTTTAATGGGTGGGTTAAAAACGCTCTTTGCAAACCCTTTACCGCCTATAATTGCACTGCGCAAGTTAGGGCTTAATGCATGTAACCAACTTACTCCTTTAAAACGTATGTTGATTGAGCAAGCTGTTGGGCAAGAATTGAACTAA
- a CDS encoding FAD-dependent monooxygenase, with protein MNEQQVDILIVGGGLIGTALHLALTGKGLNTLLIETFPLSDKVNSNFDARTLALSPASMRILQMLEIWPLLAAEASPIYTIYASEQGRFGKATLQRSNGQPLGYVIEMQHINRAFSQLVDHKKILAPAELIALDKQNNLATIQHNTQKLTLKAKLIIAADGAHSKVRQLAGLDKAVNVKDYAQHALVANIGLARPHGNCAYERFTQFGPLAMLPMTKQRMALVWALSPIEANRLHALADAEFLSQLQMVFGYKLGKFNQVGQKVIYPLKQVIMPTPIAWPLVFIGNAAHTLHPVAGQGFNLGLRDVATLAQCIVQYGLSSEMLIQYQSMRNYDQYVISKFTHGLVELFTSKLPGLGFLRSLGLSLFDNSGHLKKILTHHTRGFAGIIPDLVCGIDL; from the coding sequence GTGAATGAACAACAAGTAGATATTTTAATTGTCGGCGGTGGACTGATCGGAACAGCACTGCACTTAGCATTAACGGGCAAAGGCCTTAATACGTTATTAATTGAGACTTTTCCTCTTTCTGATAAAGTTAATTCTAATTTTGATGCACGTACACTTGCCTTATCGCCTGCAAGCATGCGTATCTTACAAATGTTAGAAATTTGGCCTCTACTCGCGGCTGAAGCGAGCCCTATTTACACTATTTATGCCTCAGAGCAAGGCCGCTTTGGTAAAGCAACGTTGCAACGGTCAAATGGTCAGCCATTAGGCTATGTGATTGAAATGCAACATATTAACCGGGCTTTTTCTCAATTAGTGGACCATAAAAAGATATTAGCACCAGCAGAATTAATAGCACTTGATAAACAAAATAACTTGGCAACAATACAGCACAATACGCAAAAATTAACGCTCAAAGCAAAACTCATTATCGCAGCCGATGGCGCTCACTCCAAAGTGCGCCAATTAGCTGGCTTAGATAAGGCGGTTAATGTTAAAGATTATGCCCAGCATGCGCTTGTTGCGAATATTGGCTTAGCTCGTCCACATGGTAATTGTGCCTATGAACGATTTACGCAATTTGGCCCTTTAGCCATGTTACCCATGACTAAGCAACGTATGGCACTGGTTTGGGCGCTAAGCCCTATAGAGGCAAATCGACTTCATGCGTTGGCCGATGCTGAATTTTTAAGTCAGTTGCAAATGGTATTTGGCTATAAGCTAGGTAAATTTAATCAAGTAGGGCAAAAAGTTATTTACCCTTTAAAACAAGTTATCATGCCAACACCTATTGCCTGGCCGCTTGTATTTATTGGTAACGCAGCTCATACCCTGCATCCGGTTGCTGGCCAAGGGTTTAATTTAGGCTTGCGTGATGTAGCAACATTAGCTCAATGTATTGTTCAATATGGCTTAAGCAGTGAGATGCTTATTCAATATCAAAGCATGCGTAATTACGATCAATATGTGATTTCTAAATTTACTCATGGTTTAGTAGAATTATTTACATCGAAATTACCTGGGCTAGGTTTTTTGCGCAGCCTAGGCTTGTCTTTGTTTGACAACAGTGGTCATTTAAAGAAAATTCTAACCCATCATACGCGTGGTTTTGCAGGCATTATTCCTGATTTAGTTTGCGGTATTGATTTATAA
- the pepP gene encoding Xaa-Pro aminopeptidase codes for MITQEEYHQRRCQLAKQLPEGSVAIVASGQEAFRNGDSHYRFRQASNFYYLTGFNEPDAVLILFAGSQGESLLFNQPRQPEAEQWTGKRLGQEGACQHLNVKQAFPIDSFKTQLPELLANKTALYYEIGRNMAFDRLILQTIKELKSQVRRGIKPPEGLYDIDPLIGEMRLFKSEAEIAVMRKAAEISIAAHKRAMRACRSLENEYELEAELIYEFSRQGCPNVAYTPIVGSGENACILHYIDNNQPLKRGELVLIDSGCEFENYAADITRTFPINGTFSEPQRAIYNLVLKAQKAGIRCVKPGAAWNTIQETIVHVLTTGLCELGILVGDVDELITNGAYKPFYMHNSGHWLGLDVHDSGQYKIDNQWRTLQPGMVLTVEPGLYISANLPNVDEKWWNIGVRIEDDILVTEDGNYNLTGALPVDIAEIEALMRE; via the coding sequence ATGATTACCCAAGAAGAATATCATCAGCGCCGCTGCCAACTAGCAAAGCAATTGCCCGAAGGCTCCGTTGCCATTGTTGCATCAGGTCAAGAGGCTTTTCGTAATGGTGATAGTCATTATCGCTTTCGGCAAGCTAGTAACTTTTATTACCTAACTGGCTTTAATGAACCAGATGCTGTATTGATTCTTTTTGCAGGCAGCCAAGGCGAAAGCTTGCTATTTAATCAGCCACGTCAACCTGAGGCAGAACAATGGACTGGTAAGCGCTTAGGGCAAGAAGGTGCTTGCCAACATTTAAATGTCAAGCAAGCCTTCCCTATTGATTCATTTAAAACGCAATTGCCCGAGTTATTAGCCAATAAAACCGCTCTATATTATGAAATAGGCCGAAATATGGCTTTTGATAGATTAATTTTACAAACGATAAAAGAGTTAAAATCGCAGGTTAGGCGTGGCATAAAGCCACCAGAAGGGTTATATGATATTGATCCATTAATTGGTGAAATGCGCTTATTTAAAAGCGAGGCTGAAATAGCCGTCATGCGTAAGGCTGCTGAAATTTCAATAGCAGCACACAAACGCGCCATGCGAGCTTGCCGGTCTCTTGAGAACGAGTATGAGTTAGAAGCAGAATTAATTTATGAATTTAGCCGACAAGGCTGCCCGAATGTTGCTTATACTCCCATTGTAGGCAGTGGCGAGAATGCTTGTATTTTACATTATATAGACAATAACCAACCGCTTAAACGCGGTGAGCTCGTTTTAATTGATTCCGGCTGTGAATTTGAAAATTACGCTGCCGATATTACTCGCACTTTTCCAATCAATGGCACATTTAGTGAGCCACAACGCGCTATTTATAACTTAGTTTTAAAAGCCCAAAAAGCAGGTATTCGATGTGTTAAACCAGGCGCTGCTTGGAATACTATTCAAGAAACAATAGTACATGTTTTAACCACCGGCTTGTGTGAATTAGGTATATTGGTTGGGGATGTTGATGAGTTAATCACTAATGGCGCATATAAACCATTCTATATGCATAATTCAGGGCACTGGCTAGGCTTAGATGTACATGATAGCGGGCAATATAAAATCGATAATCAATGGCGTACATTACAGCCAGGCATGGTGTTAACGGTTGAGCCTGGTTTATATATTAGTGCCAATCTTCCAAACGTAGATGAAAAATGGTGGAACATTGGTGTGCGTATTGAAGATGATATTTTAGTAACCGAGGATGGGAACTATAATTTAACTGGCGCCCTGCCAGTCGATATTGCAGAGATTGAGGCCTTAATGCGTGAATGA
- a CDS encoding UPF0149 family protein yields MPIESNLECLPSYQDFADRIAILSLPISSSELHGVMCGYLCAGSSSKAETYLQALTLKAKKDELTRTAALAIFDTYVITQQQINNFDFTFQLLLPAENAPLIDRAQAFSQWCEGFTQGITLSGVNYELLEEDESREALQHIVEFAQLDYDSLSINEDDEKALMEISEYTRMAVLRLSADLHTLHTNDSAKH; encoded by the coding sequence ATGCCCATTGAGAGTAATCTTGAATGTTTACCTAGCTACCAAGATTTTGCTGATAGAATAGCAATTTTATCTTTACCCATATCAAGCAGTGAGTTACATGGGGTTATGTGCGGTTATTTATGTGCTGGTTCATCCAGCAAGGCCGAGACTTACTTGCAAGCCTTGACATTAAAAGCCAAGAAAGATGAGCTTACGAGAACAGCAGCACTTGCTATCTTTGATACTTATGTCATTACTCAACAACAAATTAATAATTTTGATTTTACCTTCCAATTATTATTACCCGCTGAAAACGCACCCCTTATCGACCGAGCACAAGCCTTTAGCCAATGGTGTGAAGGTTTTACTCAAGGTATTACCTTATCTGGTGTAAATTATGAATTATTAGAAGAAGACGAATCACGTGAGGCTTTGCAACATATTGTTGAATTTGCTCAACTTGATTATGACTCCTTAAGTATCAATGAAGATGATGAAAAAGCACTGATGGAAATAAGTGAATATACCCGCATGGCTGTCTTGCGCTTAAGTGCAGATTTGCATACCCTGCATACTAATGATAGTGCTAAACACTAA
- a CDS encoding cell division protein ZapA: protein MTASKSCTIKLLNKNYDIKCPEHETANLQKAAAKLNEQLLQNKKKFKQLDDFQNLVLASLHISHELISCQKQQEQQRHQVTQFINSLENKINQVVNGNPFAEPQTEG, encoded by the coding sequence ATGACAGCGTCAAAATCTTGTACAATCAAATTATTAAATAAAAATTATGACATTAAGTGTCCCGAACATGAAACCGCTAATTTACAGAAGGCTGCAGCGAAATTAAATGAGCAATTGCTGCAAAATAAAAAAAAATTCAAACAGCTTGATGATTTCCAAAACTTAGTTCTTGCTTCACTGCATATAAGCCATGAGCTTATCTCTTGCCAAAAACAGCAAGAACAGCAGCGCCATCAAGTAACCCAATTTATTAATTCGTTAGAGAATAAAATAAATCAAGTGGTGAATGGCAATCCATTCGCAGAGCCCCAAACGGAAGGTTAA
- the uvrB gene encoding excinuclease ABC subunit UvrB: MKKVFKIYSNYKPAGDQPTAIASLIDGLESGLARQILLGVTGSGKTYTIAHVIQAMKRPTLIMAPNKTLAAQLYGEFKSFFPDNAVEYFVSYYDYYQPEAYVPSSDMFIEKDASINEHIEQMRLSATKALIERKDAIVVATVSAIYGLGDPDSYLRMLLHLSRGEQCNQRKILQRLAEMQYTRNLQFLERGQFRVHGDVIDVFPADSEKEAIRIELFDDYVENLASFDPLTGEVIHRLPRVTVFPKTHYVTPREKLLQTVELVKTELRDCVNQFTAQNKLVEAQRLQQRTCFDIEMMLELGYCSGIENYSRYLSGRQQGEAPPTLFDYLPPEALLIIDESHVTVPQIGGMYRGDRSRKETLVNYGFRLPSALDNRPLRFEEFEDRSPQTIYVSATPGPYELQHADNVAEQVVRPTGLVDPDVIIRPVKNQVDDLLSEIRLVTSQNHRVLVTTLTKRMAEDLTDYLGEHGIKVRYLHADIDTVERVEIIRDLRLGEFDVVVGINLLREGLDMPEVALVAILDADKEGFLRSDRSLIQTIGRAARNIKGRAILYADKITGSIQRALDETERRRNKQIAFNHEHGITPQTINKAVQDIMEGAYSSGKRKNQVAESQPIYKTMTTEQLAKQIKQLEKQMHTHAENMEFEMAAKVRDQLLAYKDQLKDFR; encoded by the coding sequence ATGAAAAAAGTATTTAAAATTTATTCAAATTATAAACCAGCAGGCGATCAGCCTACAGCAATTGCTTCATTAATTGATGGCTTAGAATCAGGTTTAGCTCGACAGATTCTCTTAGGAGTAACTGGTTCCGGCAAAACTTATACCATTGCACATGTTATCCAGGCAATGAAAAGACCTACGTTGATTATGGCACCTAATAAAACCCTAGCTGCCCAGCTATATGGTGAATTTAAGTCCTTTTTCCCCGATAACGCTGTCGAATACTTTGTTTCGTATTACGATTATTATCAGCCCGAAGCGTATGTTCCCTCCTCTGACATGTTCATTGAAAAAGATGCCTCTATTAATGAGCACATTGAACAAATGCGTTTATCAGCAACGAAAGCCCTTATTGAACGTAAAGATGCCATTGTTGTCGCGACTGTATCTGCTATTTACGGCTTGGGCGATCCTGATTCATATTTGCGTATGTTATTACATCTATCGCGTGGAGAACAATGTAACCAGCGTAAAATTTTACAAAGACTCGCTGAAATGCAATATACCCGCAATCTACAATTTTTAGAACGAGGGCAATTTCGGGTTCATGGCGATGTCATTGATGTTTTTCCTGCTGATTCTGAAAAAGAAGCCATTCGCATTGAATTATTTGATGACTATGTAGAAAATTTAGCGAGCTTTGATCCCTTAACTGGGGAAGTCATACACCGCTTGCCACGAGTTACGGTATTCCCTAAAACCCATTACGTAACACCACGTGAAAAACTATTACAAACCGTTGAGTTAGTTAAAACGGAATTACGTGATTGTGTGAACCAATTTACTGCACAAAATAAATTAGTAGAAGCCCAACGTCTACAACAGCGTACCTGCTTTGATATTGAAATGATGCTAGAGCTAGGCTATTGCTCAGGCATAGAAAACTATTCACGCTACCTCTCTGGACGACAACAAGGCGAAGCACCGCCGACTCTCTTTGATTACCTACCGCCTGAAGCGTTATTAATTATCGATGAATCGCATGTCACCGTACCGCAAATTGGTGGCATGTATCGTGGTGATCGCTCTCGTAAAGAAACCTTAGTCAATTACGGCTTTCGCCTGCCATCTGCCTTAGACAATCGACCTTTGCGTTTTGAAGAATTTGAAGACCGTTCACCCCAAACAATTTATGTTTCAGCAACACCTGGGCCTTATGAGTTACAACATGCCGATAATGTTGCAGAGCAAGTTGTAAGACCTACAGGTTTAGTGGATCCGGACGTAATCATACGGCCGGTAAAAAATCAAGTGGATGACTTGTTATCGGAAATACGATTAGTAACTAGTCAAAATCATCGGGTTTTAGTAACAACCTTAACCAAGCGCATGGCAGAAGATTTAACGGATTACCTAGGCGAACATGGTATAAAAGTTCGCTATTTACATGCTGATATTGATACGGTTGAGCGCGTAGAAATTATTCGTGATTTACGCTTAGGCGAATTTGATGTGGTCGTAGGCATTAACTTATTACGTGAAGGTCTAGACATGCCAGAAGTTGCTTTAGTTGCCATTTTAGATGCCGATAAAGAAGGCTTTTTACGCTCTGATCGCTCTTTAATCCAAACTATAGGCCGCGCTGCTCGTAATATTAAAGGGCGAGCTATTTTATACGCGGATAAAATAACTGGTTCAATTCAACGCGCTTTAGATGAAACAGAAAGGCGCCGTAATAAACAAATTGCCTTTAATCACGAGCATGGCATTACGCCACAAACTATTAATAAAGCAGTACAAGATATCATGGAAGGCGCTTACAGCAGTGGTAAACGCAAAAATCAAGTAGCAGAATCTCAGCCAATTTATAAAACAATGACAACAGAGCAGTTGGCAAAACAAATAAAACAGCTAGAAAAGCAAATGCATACGCATGCAGAAAACATGGAGTTTGAAATGGCTGCTAAAGTACGCGATCAATTATTAGCTTATAAGGATCAGTTGAAGGATTTTAGATAA